The DNA sequence AGGTTCTAGGGTCTGCGGGATCTCCGGATATATGTATCCCCCAAACTCACGTTATATCCCATCACCACTCTCTTGCCCCTGTTTTATTTCCAAGCAAAAAGCGGGAACATGGATCAATAAACAATAACTTCTTATTAGCAAGTATTATTAAGAAATTCTCTCAGGTATTTGGAGGCATCCCCTACCTACGCATCTAGCAGATATAGACGGTAGATCTTACATGCACGGGGCTATTAATAGAAGCTAAAGTAAGAAAATTCCAGAAGCTCCCGCCTAACAACTGTATGTGATGCATAAGATGTAGTTCTCAAGGTAGGGACAACTCAGTATGTTGCCTCGGTCTTTGTCGATGGCGGAGACTACCGGAGTATGAAACTTTTCCATAAGAACGCTGGGAAAAAAACCTTCCATAAGGATGCTGAAATATTACCAGAACTTCTAGCAGCCTTCAGTAGTCATACTTTATAAACTGGAAGATTGGAGGGATTTCCACCGAGCTCGCAAGGGGGTGACAATTGGAAGAACATATAGATCATAATACCTTTCCGTAAATATATGTAGATCTACAGAACTATCGGATCGACACAATAGACCAGTTCCCACGGCACGACCATGGTGGACAATGTCGATATCTCGCAGGTGAGCCTTGGTCGGTTGCGTAGTCAACTTGCAATCATCCCGCAGCATCCTGTACTTTTCCGCGGAACTGTGCGGTCGAATCTTGATCCTTTTGGCGATTACGATGACGCCGTGCTTGCGGGCGCGCTACAAGCCGTGGGATGGCACCAGAATGAGGACAGCGCCTCAGAGCCCACTTCTTCCACACTCCGAGCATCCTCAACTGAGTCAGCCCGCGAATCTCTAATCAAAGGAGACACCGATATGGAACACGACTGCCTCCTCACGGAGGAAACCACAGAAAGAGGTCTGGACCAGCCGGTTGCCGACTGTGGAGAGAATCTCTCTCATGGAC is a window from the Aspergillus oryzae RIB40 DNA, chromosome 6 genome containing:
- a CDS encoding uncharacterized protein (multidrug resistance-associated protein/mitoxantrone resistance protein, ABC superfamily) — translated: MVDNVDISQVSLGRLRSQLAIIPQHPVLFRGTVRSNLDPFGDYDDAVLAGALQAVGWHQNEDSASEPTSSTLRASSTESARESLIKGDTDMEHDCLLTEETTERGLDQPVADCGENLSHGQQQLLCLARAIIRRPKILVMDEATSSVDNPTDDLIQRSLRSALGQSQPTFLVIAHRLKTIADSDLVLVMDDGMIVESGSPKELLHCDQSCFRSMVYQDPEGEMLENIILNGVE